The following DNA comes from Acetomicrobium sp. S15 = DSM 107314.
GGTATGCGGACATCGTATACGGAGATCTCGGGCTGCAGTTCGATGGAAAGCAGAGGCTCCTCGCCGCATGACGGCGAGCCCTTGCCGATGAGAGAAAGCGCTATTATCATTCCAATCAACCCGAAAATCCGGAAAACTTTAATCATCTTACGCCTCATCGCCTCAAGTTGTTGGCTATACGGAGCAGCTCATCAGCAGTCTGAATGGTTTTGGAGTTGGCTTCGTATGCCCTTTGAGCGATGATCATGTTGACCATCTCTTCCACAACCTGGACGTTCGCCATCTCAAGTGCCCCCTGAAGGAGCGTTCCCATCCCTTCCTCGCCAGGGTTGTTGAGTATCGGTTCACCGCTCGCTTCCGTCTCTAAAAAGAGGTTCTTCCCGATAGCCATCAAACCGGCCGGGTTTACGAAACGCGCAAGTTCTATCTGGCCGATTTCATCCAAAGCCACTTGGTTGGGCAGGCGCACGGAGACCACCCCAGTCGGGCTTATGATCACTTCCATGGCATCTTCGGGTATAACTATCTCGGGCTCAAGCAGGTACCCGTTAGATGTGACGATCTGCCCGTCGGCATCGATCTTCCAAGAGCCGTCTCTCGTATAGGCAATTGTGCCGTCAGGCATAGTGACCTGAAAAAACCCGTCTCCCTCTATGGCGATGTCCAGAGGGTTAGATGTTATTTGGATGTTGCCGGGGCCCATTAGGCGGTTTGTCCCCACCACGCGCGTGCCAAGGCCGACCTGTATGCCCGTGGGTAGCATGGAATCGGGCTCGACCGGGGCTCCCGGTTCCCGGTCTATTTGATACAGCAGATCTTCGAAATCGGCGCGCATCTTCTTATATCCAGATGTGTTCACATTCGCCAGATTGTTGGAAATCACATCTAAGTTGGTTTGCTGGGCAATCATGCCCGTGGCACCGGACCAAAGAGATCGAATCATTTTACACTCACCTCACACTTAGCCTACACGGCTGAAGGTGCTGATTAGCCTGCCTGTCATCTCATCTTGTATAGTGACGCTTCTTGCGGCCATTTCATAAGCGCGGTTTACCTCTATCATTGCCGTCATTTCCTCCACCACATTGACATTGGCGCGCTCGAGCGCCCCGCGCACCAACCTAACGGCTCCGGTGGGCTGGGGTAAACCCGCTTGAGGGGTAGCCGTTAACAGAGATCTCCCCACCTGGCGCAGATATGTAGGTCTCTCGAAGGCGACGATCTGCAACTGGGCTATCACATCCCCATCCGCCACAACCTGCCCTCGATCGTCTATAAAGCAAGAGATGGCGTCGCCCAAAGCGATAGGACCGCCATCCCCCAAAACCAGCATGCCATCAGCGTTGACAAGCTCACCTGCGGCATTCTTTGAAAAATGGCCTGCTCTCGTATAGAAGGTGTTTCCTGCCGTGTCTTGAACTGCGAAAAAACCCTCTCCATCTATTGCCACATCCAATGGATTGTCAGTCACTTGAATCGGACCGCGTCTGGTTGCCATAGCTGTCTCAGAC
Coding sequences within:
- the flgG gene encoding flagellar basal-body rod protein FlgG translates to MIRSLWSGATGMIAQQTNLDVISNNLANVNTSGYKKMRADFEDLLYQIDREPGAPVEPDSMLPTGIQVGLGTRVVGTNRLMGPGNIQITSNPLDIAIEGDGFFQVTMPDGTIAYTRDGSWKIDADGQIVTSNGYLLEPEIVIPEDAMEVIISPTGVVSVRLPNQVALDEIGQIELARFVNPAGLMAIGKNLFLETEASGEPILNNPGEEGMGTLLQGALEMANVQVVEEMVNMIIAQRAYEANSKTIQTADELLRIANNLRR
- a CDS encoding flagellar hook-basal body protein encodes the protein MYRGIYTGASAMLVQEKALDVVANNLANAESAGFRGRINVNKSFPQLLVSRMESAQDAPGLSPSVTPLGDAALNVVLSETAMATRRGPIQVTDNPLDVAIDGEGFFAVQDTAGNTFYTRAGHFSKNAAGELVNADGMLVLGDGGPIALGDAISCFIDDRGQVVADGDVIAQLQIVAFERPTYLRQVGRSLLTATPQAGLPQPTGAVRLVRGALERANVNVVEEMTAMIEVNRAYEMAARSVTIQDEMTGRLISTFSRVG